A part of Sinorhizobium chiapasense genomic DNA contains:
- a CDS encoding TRAP transporter substrate-binding protein: protein MDRRSFIKHASIGGLGAAAATALASPAIAQANPKINWRLASSFPKSLDTIYGGGEVLSKYVSEATDGNFQIQVFAAGEIVPGLQAADAAAAGTVEACHTVAYYYWGKDPTWALGAAVPFALNARGMNAWHYHGGGIDLFNEFLATQGLVGFPGGNTGVQMGGWFRKEIKTVADMQGLKMRIGGFAGKVVEKLGVVPQQIAGGDIYPALEKGTIDAAEWVGPYDDEKLGFYKVAPYYYYPGWWEGGPTVHAMFNKAAFEGLPKNYQSLLRTACQATDANMLQKYDYLNPSAIKRLVAAGAKLSPFSPEILSACFDKANEVYAEMEDSNPTFKKIWDSIKAFRAEYYLNAQIAEYNYDTFMMIQQRNGKV, encoded by the coding sequence ATGGATCGCCGTTCATTCATCAAACACGCGAGCATCGGCGGCCTGGGTGCGGCTGCTGCCACGGCGCTCGCATCGCCGGCCATCGCGCAGGCAAATCCGAAGATCAACTGGCGTCTTGCCTCGTCGTTCCCGAAGTCGCTCGACACGATCTACGGCGGCGGTGAGGTACTGTCGAAATACGTTTCCGAAGCGACTGACGGCAATTTCCAGATCCAGGTTTTCGCCGCCGGCGAAATCGTTCCCGGTCTGCAGGCAGCCGACGCCGCCGCCGCCGGGACGGTCGAAGCCTGCCACACGGTTGCCTATTACTACTGGGGCAAGGACCCGACCTGGGCGCTCGGCGCGGCCGTGCCCTTCGCGCTCAACGCGCGCGGCATGAACGCCTGGCACTACCACGGCGGCGGCATCGACCTCTTCAACGAGTTCCTGGCGACCCAGGGCCTCGTCGGCTTCCCGGGCGGCAATACCGGCGTCCAGATGGGCGGCTGGTTCCGCAAGGAGATCAAGACCGTTGCGGACATGCAGGGCCTGAAGATGCGTATCGGCGGCTTCGCCGGCAAGGTCGTCGAAAAGCTCGGTGTCGTGCCGCAGCAGATCGCCGGCGGCGACATCTATCCGGCCCTCGAAAAGGGCACCATCGACGCCGCAGAATGGGTCGGTCCGTATGACGACGAGAAGCTCGGCTTCTACAAGGTCGCGCCGTACTACTACTATCCCGGCTGGTGGGAAGGCGGCCCGACGGTGCATGCCATGTTCAACAAGGCGGCTTTCGAGGGCCTGCCGAAGAACTATCAGTCGTTGCTGCGCACAGCCTGCCAGGCTACCGATGCGAACATGCTGCAGAAGTATGACTACCTGAACCCGTCGGCCATCAAGCGCCTTGTGGCTGCCGGCGCAAAGCTCAGCCCGTTCAGCCCGGAAATCCTGTCGGCCTGCTTCGACAAGGCGAACGAAGTCTATGCGGAGATGGAAGATTCGAACCCGACCTTCAAGAAGATCTGGGATTCGATCAAGGCGTTCCGCGCCGAGTACTACCTCAACGCACAGATCGCCGAATACAACTACGACACCTTCATGATGATCCAGCAGCGCAACGGCAAGGTCTGA
- the mgrA gene encoding L-glyceraldehyde 3-phosphate reductase: MAWQPAENRYEKMKYNRCGKSGLKLPAISLGLWHNFGGDTPHERKVDMCRTAFDLGITHFDLANNYGPPPGSAETAFGEIMRADFAGLRDELIISSKAGYDMWPGPYGEWGSRKYLIASCDQSLKRMGLDYVDIFYSHRFDPDTPLEETCGALDHIVRSGRALYVGISSYNSQRTREAATILKDLGTPCLIHQPSYSMLNRWVEDDGLIDTLEDLGIGSIVFSPLAQGMLTTKYLNGIPQDSRAAQNHFLKKDFIRPAIIDNIRKLNGIAERRGQTLAQMALAWVLRGGRITSALIGASRSAQIFDCVKALENDSFTAEELAEIDLYAREADINLWAKSAEL, encoded by the coding sequence ATGGCCTGGCAACCGGCGGAAAACCGATACGAGAAGATGAAATACAACCGCTGCGGCAAGAGCGGGCTGAAATTGCCGGCGATCTCGCTCGGCCTCTGGCACAATTTCGGCGGCGACACGCCGCATGAGCGCAAGGTCGACATGTGCCGCACGGCCTTCGATCTCGGCATCACCCACTTTGACCTCGCCAACAACTATGGTCCGCCGCCCGGATCGGCTGAGACGGCCTTCGGCGAAATCATGCGCGCCGACTTCGCCGGCTTGCGCGACGAATTGATCATCTCCTCCAAGGCTGGCTACGACATGTGGCCGGGACCCTATGGCGAGTGGGGTAGCCGCAAGTATCTGATCGCTTCCTGCGACCAGAGCCTGAAGCGCATGGGTCTCGACTATGTCGACATCTTTTATTCCCACCGCTTCGATCCGGATACGCCGCTCGAGGAGACCTGTGGCGCGCTCGACCATATCGTCCGTTCCGGTCGGGCGCTCTATGTCGGCATCTCGTCCTATAATTCACAGCGCACCCGTGAGGCGGCAACAATCCTCAAGGATCTCGGCACGCCGTGCCTGATCCACCAGCCGAGCTATTCCATGCTCAACCGCTGGGTCGAGGACGACGGGCTAATCGATACGCTCGAAGATCTCGGCATCGGCTCGATCGTCTTCTCGCCGCTCGCCCAGGGCATGCTGACGACGAAGTATCTGAACGGGATCCCTCAGGACAGCCGCGCGGCCCAGAACCACTTCCTCAAGAAGGATTTCATCCGTCCGGCGATCATCGACAATATCCGCAAGTTGAACGGTATTGCCGAACGCCGAGGCCAGACGCTGGCGCAGATGGCGCTTGCCTGGGTGCTGCGCGGCGGGCGTATTACCTCGGCTCTGATCGGCGCCAGCCGGTCCGCGCAGATCTTCGATTGCGTCAAGGCGCTCGAAAACGACAGCTTCACGGCGGAAGAACTGGCCGAGATCGATCTCTATGCGCGCGAGGCCGATATCAACCTCTGGGCCAAGTCGGCGGAGCTCTAA
- a CDS encoding Gfo/Idh/MocA family protein, with protein MKTKELGVGIIGCGNISTTYFRLAPLFKGIRMVACADINPAAAEARGAEYDVTAQSIEALLANPEVDIIVNLTIPDAHFPVSKAILEAGKHVYSEKPLVLTLEQGEELRAIAKAKGLTVGCAPDTFLGGAHQLARDYIDAGKIGRITSGTCHVMSPGMEMWHPNPDFFFLPGGGPVLDLGPYYIANLINLIGPVKRVAALSSMANETRTITSAPRNGEVIPVKTPTNIHALLEFQNGATITLSASWDVWSHRHANMELYGTEGSLFVPDPNFFGGTVEGSGRDKNIEPLEMWEHPFAVNNWDHPAGPIANYRTAGLADMADAILNGRDARCSLDRALHGVDVMVSILKSGEEGRFVTLSTTCTQPAALGIEEAQALLR; from the coding sequence ATGAAGACGAAGGAACTTGGCGTCGGCATCATCGGATGCGGCAACATCTCCACCACCTATTTCAGGCTCGCACCGCTCTTCAAGGGCATCAGAATGGTCGCCTGCGCCGACATCAATCCGGCAGCGGCCGAGGCGCGGGGCGCCGAATATGACGTGACGGCGCAGAGCATCGAGGCGCTGCTGGCCAATCCCGAAGTGGACATCATCGTCAACCTGACAATCCCGGACGCGCATTTTCCGGTCTCGAAGGCGATCCTCGAAGCCGGAAAGCATGTCTATTCGGAGAAGCCTCTGGTCCTGACGCTGGAGCAGGGCGAGGAACTCAGGGCAATCGCCAAGGCGAAGGGTCTTACGGTCGGCTGTGCGCCGGATACCTTCCTCGGCGGTGCGCACCAGCTCGCCCGCGACTACATCGACGCCGGCAAGATCGGCCGCATTACATCGGGAACCTGCCACGTCATGAGCCCTGGAATGGAGATGTGGCATCCGAACCCGGATTTCTTCTTCCTGCCGGGCGGTGGTCCGGTGCTCGACCTCGGGCCCTATTACATCGCCAACCTCATCAACCTGATCGGTCCGGTGAAGCGTGTCGCTGCGCTCTCGTCTATGGCCAACGAGACGCGGACGATCACGAGTGCGCCGCGCAATGGCGAGGTCATCCCGGTCAAGACGCCAACCAACATCCATGCCCTGCTCGAGTTTCAGAACGGGGCGACGATCACGCTTTCCGCAAGCTGGGATGTCTGGTCGCACCGCCACGCCAACATGGAGCTCTATGGCACCGAAGGATCGCTGTTCGTGCCGGATCCCAACTTCTTCGGCGGCACGGTCGAGGGGAGCGGGCGCGACAAGAACATCGAGCCCCTCGAAATGTGGGAGCATCCCTTTGCGGTCAACAACTGGGATCACCCGGCGGGGCCGATCGCCAACTACCGCACGGCGGGCCTCGCTGACATGGCGGACGCCATCCTCAACGGCCGCGATGCGCGCTGCTCGCTGGACCGCGCGCTGCACGGCGTCGACGTGATGGTGTCGATCCTGAAGTCGGGTGAGGAGGGGCGGTTCGTGACGCTTTCGACCACCTGCACGCAGCCGGCCGCTCTTGGCATCGAAGAGGCACAGGCGCTGCTGCGCTGA
- a CDS encoding sugar phosphate isomerase/epimerase family protein, producing the protein MKDVSFQLYSARNFPPLVDVLATVGKAGYTQVEGYGALYASLTDEEVADFKRGLERNGVSMPTAHFGIDMLEQEPTRVLRIANALGIRAIYCPYLMPDQRPSDAAGWRAFGQRLQAAGKPFRDAGLDFGWHNHDFEFHALADGSIPLDHIFAGGPDLSWEADIAWIVRGGADPFAWIAKHGSRITAVHVKDIAPKGEKTDEDGWADVGHGTIDWKGLVKALSATSVKYFIAEHDNPSDFRRFAERSLASIQSY; encoded by the coding sequence ATGAAAGACGTCAGCTTCCAACTCTACAGCGCCCGCAATTTTCCGCCGCTCGTCGACGTGCTCGCGACCGTCGGCAAGGCCGGCTATACCCAGGTCGAGGGCTACGGCGCGCTTTACGCATCACTGACCGACGAAGAGGTCGCTGATTTCAAGCGCGGTCTCGAACGCAACGGCGTCAGCATGCCGACCGCGCATTTCGGGATCGATATGCTGGAACAGGAGCCGACACGGGTGCTGCGGATCGCCAATGCGCTCGGCATCCGGGCAATCTACTGCCCTTACCTGATGCCGGACCAGCGCCCGAGCGATGCCGCCGGCTGGCGCGCCTTCGGTCAGCGGCTGCAAGCGGCGGGCAAGCCTTTCCGGGATGCCGGACTCGACTTCGGCTGGCACAATCACGACTTCGAGTTCCATGCCCTTGCGGACGGCTCCATACCGCTGGACCACATCTTCGCCGGCGGCCCGGATCTTTCCTGGGAAGCCGATATCGCCTGGATTGTCCGCGGCGGCGCCGATCCCTTCGCCTGGATCGCGAAACACGGCAGCCGTATCACCGCCGTGCACGTCAAGGACATCGCGCCCAAGGGCGAGAAGACGGATGAGGACGGTTGGGCCGATGTCGGCCACGGTACGATCGACTGGAAGGGGCTCGTAAAGGCGCTTTCCGCAACTTCGGTGAAGTATTTCATTGCCGAACATGACAATCCCAGCGACTTCCGGCGCTTCGCAGAACGTTCGCTGGCTTCCATCCAATCCTATTGA
- a CDS encoding D-lyxose/D-mannose family sugar isomerase, whose amino-acid sequence MKRSHVNEIIRESDAFMRSHGFVLPPFAYWSPEELKTRIASDSPTIFEARLGWDITDYGKGRFAEFGLVLFTLRNGAAANLGQGKGMVYAEKLMITRAGQVNPLHRHAVKTEDIINRGGGTLVLEMYNSLPDGSVDEESDVEVACDARLRRQRAGDLLKLEPGESVTLPPGNWHAFWAVGDDVLMGEVSTVNDDLTDNYFREPVGRFSAIEEDEHPLHLLVSDYGNWLKASG is encoded by the coding sequence ATGAAACGCAGCCACGTCAACGAGATCATCCGCGAAAGTGACGCCTTCATGCGCAGCCACGGCTTCGTGCTGCCACCCTTTGCCTATTGGTCGCCGGAGGAATTGAAGACGCGCATTGCGTCCGACAGTCCGACTATTTTCGAGGCGCGGCTCGGCTGGGACATTACCGACTACGGCAAGGGCCGTTTCGCTGAATTCGGTCTCGTCCTTTTTACCTTGAGAAACGGTGCCGCGGCCAATCTCGGCCAGGGCAAGGGCATGGTCTATGCCGAGAAGCTGATGATCACGCGCGCCGGCCAGGTCAATCCGCTGCACCGTCACGCGGTGAAGACGGAGGACATCATCAATCGCGGCGGCGGCACGCTGGTGCTTGAGATGTACAACTCGCTGCCCGACGGCTCGGTCGACGAGGAAAGCGACGTGGAAGTGGCGTGTGACGCCCGCCTGCGCCGGCAGCGGGCGGGCGACCTCCTGAAGCTCGAACCCGGCGAGAGCGTCACACTGCCGCCCGGAAATTGGCATGCTTTCTGGGCGGTGGGAGACGACGTGTTGATGGGTGAGGTCTCGACGGTCAACGACGACCTTACCGACAATTACTTCCGCGAGCCGGTGGGCCGCTTTTCCGCAATCGAGGAGGACGAACATCCGCTCCATCTGCTCGTATCGGACTACGGCAACTGGCTGAAGGCATCGGGTTGA
- a CDS encoding beta-mannosidase, producing MPSETLSRDSIRIDLSGDWLLASTDNSHALTIALPGDVHSALQQAGIIADPYAGRNEAEVQWVAHKDWVLERTIVVDADDLDGCWYLDIESIDTIASVFVNDRLVLQAENCFRCYRPEVSSALVVGENRIRVVLHSSIAEGARRQAAQPFYVPYHDGNSPIANGNMLRKPQCHFGWDWNIAIAPLGIYGALALCRLETARIEHVTTRQLWFTDGSVDLQVTVTLFARDPGIVPVYFELDGVRERLDCAVAAGETRITHVFAVAKPGLWWPAGSGEQALSILNVELPDESVTRQIGFRTIELITDKDETGSRFAFRINGREIFCRGANWIPADALVSRVTPQGVEDLLQSAVDANMNMIRVWGGGFYEPDWFYDLCDRLGLLVWQDFMFACNLYPSTPDFLDNVAAEVDYQVKQLSSHPSIALWCGDNELVGALTWFDESRKDRDRYLVSYDRLNRTVEKAMKAACPEAIWWPSSPSVGYLNFGDAWHADGAGDMHYWSVWHENKSFDNYRTVRPRFCSEFGFQSYTSMPVVRQFAEARDLNIASPVMEAHQKNAGGNERIAGTMFRYFRFPKDFPSFVYLSQIQQGLAIRTAVDYWRSLKPHCMGTLYWQLNDTWPVASWSSLDYGGNWKAMHYMARRFFQPVAVAAIPSTDGKEITFSMVNDTAGPVTVELQIFLVSLDGERRTLAAAAGSCAPDGAATVVTIASGDVPEGTLLFWSFEASNGMRGEGHHVQGTYKALDLTPSGLTLETVPRLDGAFDVIVTASGLALHVMVEADIDGRYSDNAFDLTAGETKVIRFTPKAPLAEGIVPSFSAYDLESCQGKG from the coding sequence ATGCCCTCCGAAACCTTGAGCCGTGACTCCATCCGCATCGACTTGTCCGGTGACTGGCTGCTTGCCTCGACCGACAACAGCCACGCGCTCACCATTGCGCTTCCGGGCGATGTGCACAGCGCGCTGCAGCAGGCGGGCATCATCGCAGATCCCTATGCCGGCCGGAACGAGGCCGAGGTGCAATGGGTCGCGCACAAGGACTGGGTGCTGGAGCGCACGATTGTCGTCGACGCGGACGATCTCGACGGGTGTTGGTATCTCGATATCGAAAGCATCGACACGATCGCCTCGGTCTTCGTCAACGATCGGTTGGTGCTGCAGGCGGAAAACTGCTTTCGCTGCTATCGCCCCGAGGTATCGAGTGCGCTCGTCGTCGGTGAGAACCGCATCCGCGTCGTGCTGCATTCCTCGATTGCCGAAGGCGCACGCCGGCAGGCGGCGCAGCCTTTCTACGTGCCTTATCACGACGGGAATTCGCCGATCGCCAACGGCAACATGCTGCGGAAGCCCCAGTGCCACTTCGGCTGGGACTGGAACATCGCGATTGCGCCGCTCGGCATCTATGGGGCGCTGGCACTTTGCCGACTTGAGACGGCGCGCATCGAACACGTCACGACGCGTCAACTCTGGTTTACCGACGGTTCGGTCGACCTGCAGGTCACCGTCACGCTTTTTGCCCGCGATCCGGGCATCGTACCCGTTTATTTTGAGCTCGATGGCGTCCGGGAGCGCCTGGACTGCGCGGTCGCTGCCGGCGAGACCCGGATCACCCACGTCTTCGCGGTCGCAAAGCCAGGATTGTGGTGGCCGGCGGGCAGCGGAGAACAGGCGCTTTCCATCCTCAACGTCGAACTGCCGGATGAGAGCGTGACGCGGCAGATCGGCTTCCGCACGATCGAGCTTATCACCGACAAGGACGAGACGGGCAGCCGTTTTGCCTTCCGCATCAACGGCCGCGAGATCTTCTGCCGCGGGGCGAACTGGATCCCGGCGGATGCGCTGGTGTCGCGCGTGACGCCGCAAGGGGTCGAGGACCTCCTGCAGTCCGCCGTCGATGCCAACATGAACATGATCCGCGTCTGGGGCGGCGGCTTCTACGAGCCCGACTGGTTCTACGATCTCTGCGATCGGCTGGGACTGCTCGTCTGGCAGGACTTCATGTTCGCCTGCAACCTCTACCCCTCGACGCCGGATTTTCTCGACAATGTCGCGGCCGAAGTGGACTATCAGGTCAAGCAGCTGTCGTCCCACCCGTCGATTGCGCTTTGGTGCGGCGACAACGAGCTCGTCGGCGCGCTCACCTGGTTCGACGAGAGTCGCAAGGATCGCGACCGATACCTCGTCTCCTATGACCGGCTGAACCGCACGGTCGAGAAAGCAATGAAGGCGGCTTGCCCGGAGGCGATCTGGTGGCCCTCGAGCCCGTCTGTCGGTTACCTCAATTTCGGGGATGCCTGGCATGCGGACGGTGCGGGCGACATGCACTACTGGTCGGTCTGGCACGAGAACAAGTCTTTCGACAATTATCGCACCGTGCGCCCGCGTTTCTGCTCGGAGTTCGGTTTCCAGTCCTACACCTCGATGCCGGTCGTCCGGCAATTCGCCGAAGCACGCGATCTCAACATCGCCTCGCCGGTGATGGAGGCGCATCAGAAGAATGCCGGCGGCAACGAGCGGATCGCCGGGACCATGTTCCGCTACTTCCGCTTTCCGAAGGACTTTCCGAGCTTCGTCTATCTGAGCCAGATCCAGCAGGGGCTCGCGATCCGTACTGCCGTCGACTACTGGCGGTCGCTGAAGCCGCACTGCATGGGCACGCTCTATTGGCAGCTTAATGACACGTGGCCCGTTGCCTCCTGGTCGAGCCTGGACTACGGCGGCAACTGGAAGGCCATGCACTATATGGCCCGCCGCTTCTTCCAGCCGGTCGCGGTTGCCGCCATTCCTTCCACGGACGGCAAGGAAATCACCTTCTCGATGGTGAACGACACCGCCGGACCGGTGACGGTCGAACTCCAGATCTTCCTCGTTTCACTTGACGGCGAGCGTCGCACACTGGCAGCCGCCGCCGGTTCCTGTGCGCCGGACGGAGCCGCCACGGTCGTCACCATCGCGAGCGGCGACGTCCCGGAGGGAACATTGCTCTTCTGGTCGTTTGAAGCCTCCAACGGCATGCGCGGCGAGGGGCATCATGTCCAGGGCACCTACAAGGCTCTCGATCTTACGCCGTCCGGCCTAACGCTGGAGACTGTGCCGCGACTGGATGGCGCCTTCGACGTGATTGTGACGGCGAGCGGTCTCGCGCTGCACGTGATGGTCGAGGCGGACATCGATGGGCGCTACTCCGACAATGCCTTCGACCTGACAGCCGGCGAGACGAAGGTGATCCGCTTCACGCCGAAGGCACCGCTTGCCGAGGGCATCGTGCCGAGTTTCAGCGCCTACGACCTCGAATCCTGCCAGGGAAAAGGGTGA
- a CDS encoding ABC transporter ATP-binding protein, with protein MTSVSVRDLSLNFGAVTVLDKLNLDINHGEFLVLLGSSGCGKSTLLNCIAGLLDVSEGQIFIKDRNVTWEEPKDRGIGMVFQSYALYPQMSVEKNLSFGLQVARVPRPEIDKRVARAAEILQIQPLLKRKPAELSGGQRQRVAIGRALVRDVDVFLFDEPLSNLDAKLRSELRVEIKRLHQSLKNTMIYVTHDQIEALTLADRIAVMKGGVIQQLADPMTIYNAPENLFVAGFIGSPSMNFFRGEVAAKDGRSFVQVDGVAFDVTAYPGRSRLQPGQKVVLGLRPEHVKVDEAGAGDAAHQAVVDIEEPMGADNLLWLTLAGQSMSVRIAGQRRYKPGTNVRLSFDMGVASIFDAASENRL; from the coding sequence ATGACCAGTGTTTCAGTCAGGGACCTGTCGCTGAACTTCGGCGCCGTCACCGTTCTCGACAAGCTCAATCTCGACATCAATCATGGCGAGTTCCTTGTCCTGCTCGGCTCGTCCGGATGCGGCAAGTCCACGCTCTTGAACTGCATCGCCGGCCTGCTTGACGTTTCGGAAGGGCAGATCTTCATCAAGGACCGCAATGTCACATGGGAGGAGCCGAAGGACCGGGGCATCGGCATGGTGTTTCAGTCCTACGCGCTTTACCCGCAGATGTCGGTCGAGAAGAACCTTTCCTTCGGGCTCCAAGTTGCCAGGGTGCCGCGGCCGGAAATCGACAAACGCGTGGCGCGGGCGGCGGAAATCCTGCAGATCCAGCCGCTTCTGAAGCGCAAGCCCGCCGAGCTTTCCGGCGGCCAGCGCCAGCGCGTGGCGATCGGACGCGCGCTGGTGCGCGACGTCGACGTCTTCCTCTTCGACGAGCCCTTGTCGAACCTCGACGCCAAGCTGCGGTCGGAGTTGCGCGTCGAGATCAAGCGCCTGCACCAATCTCTCAAGAACACGATGATCTATGTCACGCACGACCAGATCGAGGCGCTGACGCTCGCCGACCGCATCGCCGTCATGAAGGGCGGAGTGATCCAGCAGCTCGCGGATCCGATGACCATTTACAACGCGCCGGAGAACCTTTTCGTCGCCGGCTTCATCGGTTCGCCATCGATGAACTTCTTCCGTGGCGAGGTCGCTGCCAAGGACGGCCGCAGCTTTGTGCAGGTCGACGGCGTGGCCTTCGACGTCACCGCCTATCCGGGGCGCTCAAGATTGCAGCCCGGCCAGAAGGTCGTGCTCGGCCTCCGGCCGGAGCACGTCAAGGTGGATGAAGCCGGGGCAGGGGATGCAGCGCATCAAGCGGTCGTCGACATCGAAGAGCCGATGGGCGCGGACAACCTTTTGTGGCTGACTTTGGCCGGCCAATCGATGTCCGTGCGCATTGCCGGCCAGCGGCGCTACAAGCCGGGCACCAATGTGCGCCTTTCCTTCGACATGGGGGTCGCCTCGATCTTCGACGCTGCCAGCGAAAACCGTCTTTAA
- a CDS encoding carbohydrate ABC transporter permease: MSGPSGRKPRRTLSRRNIVVYGTLIVVALYYLLPLYVMIMTSLKGMPEIRVGNIFAPPIEITFEPWVKAWAEACTGLNCDGLSRGFWNSVRITVPSVIISIAVASINGYALANWRFKGADLFFTILIVGAFIPYQVMIYPIVIVLREMGVYGTLTGLIIVHTIFGMPILTLLFRNYFAGLPEELFKAARVDGAGFWTIYFRIMLPMSLPIFVVAMILQVTGIWNDFLFGVVFTRPEYYPMTVQLNNIVNSVQGVKEYNVNMAATLLTGLVPLTIYFISGRLFVRGIAAGAVKG; the protein is encoded by the coding sequence ATGTCCGGCCCGAGCGGCCGCAAGCCTCGCCGGACTCTCTCGCGCCGCAACATCGTCGTATACGGCACGCTTATCGTCGTCGCTCTCTACTACCTGCTGCCGCTCTACGTGATGATCATGACGTCGCTTAAGGGCATGCCGGAAATCCGCGTCGGAAATATCTTCGCGCCGCCGATCGAGATCACCTTCGAACCTTGGGTGAAAGCCTGGGCCGAGGCCTGCACCGGGCTTAATTGCGACGGGCTTTCGCGCGGTTTCTGGAATTCGGTGCGCATCACCGTTCCTTCGGTGATCATCTCGATCGCGGTCGCTTCGATCAATGGCTACGCGCTCGCGAACTGGCGTTTCAAGGGGGCCGATCTGTTCTTCACGATCCTCATCGTCGGCGCCTTCATTCCCTATCAGGTGATGATCTATCCGATCGTGATCGTGCTCAGAGAAATGGGTGTCTACGGGACGCTGACCGGCCTCATCATCGTGCATACGATCTTCGGCATGCCGATCCTGACGCTCTTGTTCCGCAACTATTTCGCCGGCTTGCCCGAGGAGCTGTTCAAGGCGGCGCGCGTCGACGGCGCAGGGTTCTGGACGATCTACTTCAGGATCATGCTGCCGATGTCCCTGCCGATCTTCGTCGTTGCGATGATCCTTCAGGTGACCGGCATCTGGAACGACTTCCTGTTCGGCGTGGTTTTCACGCGGCCGGAGTACTACCCGATGACCGTGCAGCTCAACAACATCGTCAACTCGGTGCAGGGCGTGAAGGAATACAACGTCAACATGGCGGCGACGCTGTTGACCGGCCTCGTGCCGTTGACGATCTACTTCATCTCCGGCCGCCTGTTCGTGCGCGGCATCGCCGCCGGCGCAGTGAAAGGATAA
- a CDS encoding carbohydrate ABC transporter permease produces MTGQTHGSARPNQWLRNLNAKIASIPMILTAVVIFVGGTAWTVLYSFTNSKLLPRLSFVGLDQYERLWAAPRWLVSIENLAIYGIFSLIFSLVIGFVLAALMDQKIRFENTFRTIMLYPFALSFIVTGLVWQWLLNPQYGIQSIVRSLGWTSFSFDPLYNADIVIYGILIAALWQGTGLVMCLMLAGLRGIDEDIWKAARVDGIPMWKTYVLVIIPMMRGVFITTLVIIASGIVKVYDLVVAQTSGGPGIASEVPAKYVYDYMFQAQNLGQGFAASTMMLVTVAIIIVPWAYLEFGGGRKRA; encoded by the coding sequence ATGACAGGCCAAACACACGGCTCGGCTCGCCCCAATCAGTGGTTGCGGAACCTGAATGCGAAGATCGCCTCGATTCCGATGATCCTGACAGCCGTGGTGATCTTCGTTGGCGGCACAGCCTGGACCGTCCTCTACTCGTTCACCAATTCCAAGCTGCTGCCACGCCTTTCGTTCGTCGGCCTCGACCAATACGAGCGGCTATGGGCGGCGCCACGCTGGCTCGTCTCGATCGAGAATCTCGCCATCTACGGCATCTTTTCGCTGATCTTCAGCCTCGTTATCGGCTTCGTGCTGGCCGCGCTGATGGATCAGAAGATCCGTTTCGAGAATACGTTTCGGACGATCATGCTCTACCCCTTCGCCCTGTCGTTCATCGTCACGGGCCTCGTCTGGCAATGGCTGCTCAATCCGCAATACGGAATACAGTCGATCGTACGGTCGCTTGGCTGGACGAGCTTCAGCTTCGACCCGCTCTATAATGCGGACATCGTCATCTACGGCATCCTGATCGCGGCGCTCTGGCAGGGCACCGGCCTTGTCATGTGTCTGATGCTCGCGGGCCTGCGCGGCATCGACGAGGATATCTGGAAAGCCGCGCGGGTCGATGGCATCCCGATGTGGAAGACCTACGTGCTCGTCATCATCCCGATGATGCGCGGCGTCTTCATCACGACGCTCGTCATCATCGCGAGCGGCATCGTCAAGGTTTACGACCTCGTCGTGGCGCAGACGAGCGGCGGTCCCGGCATCGCCTCCGAAGTGCCCGCGAAATACGTCTACGATTACATGTTCCAGGCGCAGAACCTGGGACAGGGCTTTGCCGCCTCCACCATGATGCTCGTGACCGTCGCAATCATCATCGTGCCGTGGGCGTATCTGGAATTCGGAGGAGGTCGCAAGCGTGCTTAA